A single Desulfobaculum xiamenense DNA region contains:
- the tsaA gene encoding tRNA (N6-threonylcarbamoyladenosine(37)-N6)-methyltransferase TrmO: MTTFEFSPIGTIRSPFRELAGMPIQPTGAQDAIGYIDIDPKYAKGLHDLDGFSHIILLYAFHASHGFSLTVTPFMDDTPRGLFATRAPKRPNPIGFSVVELLAVSGTRLDIRGVDILDGTPLLDVKPFVPRFDAPDATRIGWLEGRDGQSETRRADDRFIEKNFS, from the coding sequence ATGACCACCTTCGAATTCTCCCCCATCGGCACCATCCGCTCCCCCTTCCGCGAGCTTGCGGGCATGCCCATCCAGCCCACCGGCGCGCAGGACGCCATCGGCTACATCGACATCGACCCCAAATACGCCAAGGGCCTTCACGACCTCGACGGCTTCTCGCACATTATCCTTCTCTACGCCTTCCACGCCTCGCACGGCTTTTCGCTTACGGTCACGCCGTTCATGGACGACACCCCGCGCGGCCTCTTCGCCACCCGCGCCCCCAAGCGCCCGAACCCCATCGGTTTCTCGGTGGTGGAACTGCTCGCCGTGAGTGGAACGCGCCTCGACATCCGCGGCGTGGACATCCTTGACGGCACGCCGCTGCTGGACGTGAAGCCCTTTGTCCCCCGCTTCGACGCGCCGGACGCCACGCGCATCGGCTGGCTGGAGGGCCGCGACGGACAGAGCGAAACCCGCCGCGCCGACGACCGCTTCATCGAAAAAAACTTTTCCTGA
- a CDS encoding DUF721 domain-containing protein: MERMDALLQALLRKHDPDGMQQCLRRLWRHWPDIVDEHIAEMAKPIGHRKRTLLIGVEDSMIMQELTFYSPRILQQVNDFLGTPLFDRVMPELIRDRMSLDAIRRELAPLPRPQAIRPATLGTKAGTFAPDSAVGRCYEAYVRLFGDRNRPDSDGSRSLHAHIPKEDIRR, from the coding sequence ATGGAACGAATGGACGCCCTGCTTCAGGCCCTCTTGAGGAAGCACGACCCCGACGGCATGCAGCAATGCCTGCGCAGGCTGTGGCGGCACTGGCCGGACATCGTCGACGAGCACATCGCCGAGATGGCCAAGCCCATTGGCCACCGCAAGCGCACGCTGCTCATCGGCGTGGAGGATTCCATGATCATGCAGGAACTGACCTTCTACTCTCCACGCATCCTCCAGCAGGTCAACGACTTCCTCGGGACGCCCCTGTTCGACAGGGTCATGCCCGAACTCATCAGGGATCGGATGTCCCTCGACGCGATCCGCAGGGAGCTTGCTCCCCTGCCGCGTCCGCAAGCCATCCGCCCCGCGACGCTCGGCACCAAGGCCGGGACGTTCGCCCCGGATTCCGCCGTGGGACGATGCTACGAAGCATACGTGAGGCTTTTCGGAGACCGGAACCGCCCAGATTCGGACGGCTCCCGATCGCTTCATGCACATATACCCAAGGAGGACATCAGACGATGA
- the fliJ gene encoding flagellar export protein FliJ, with amino-acid sequence MAGRFRFKLQRVLEFRAQLEDQARMQLAVAVRAHNEQTALVDRLRDGLARHEAALDGRTRLSEGDLWLWRMYRDRLKHDLAEAEQELFRRAKEVNARRQDLVAKAKERKLLERMRASQEAAFRLEENAREQREADEMATLRFGAGTF; translated from the coding sequence GTGGCGGGACGGTTTCGATTCAAGTTGCAGCGGGTGCTGGAATTTCGCGCCCAGCTGGAGGATCAGGCCAGAATGCAGTTGGCCGTGGCCGTGCGCGCCCACAACGAGCAGACCGCGCTGGTGGACCGCCTGCGCGACGGTCTGGCCCGGCACGAGGCCGCCCTCGACGGGCGCACGCGGCTCTCCGAAGGCGATCTGTGGCTGTGGCGGATGTATCGCGACAGGCTGAAGCACGACCTCGCCGAGGCGGAGCAGGAGCTGTTCCGCAGGGCCAAGGAGGTCAACGCTCGCCGTCAGGATCTCGTGGCCAAGGCCAAGGAAAGGAAATTGCTGGAACGGATGCGCGCCTCGCAGGAGGCCGCCTTCCGTCTGGAAGAAAACGCGAGGGAGCAGAGGGAAGCCGATGAAATGGCGACGCTTCGTTTCGGGGCTGGGACTTTCTAG
- a CDS encoding MotE family protein has protein sequence MKWRRFVSGLGLSRILKGLMCLALFKLCLLAVLGWQALAPVTDVARSGRAQVADAARSVVLDAVRPSVAHAQNAPAPAAVPAAQAQAPAEPALGRDALTRMQEDLDRRERDLKALEQKIARDMAELKKTREQIERMLEEAKAVKDKKDKHLVEVFSNMKAKQAAQVLETMDERQAVKILSGMRGRQAGEILSFVDAKKAARLAEQLTRLQIPFE, from the coding sequence ATGAAATGGCGACGCTTCGTTTCGGGGCTGGGACTTTCTAGGATACTCAAGGGCCTTATGTGTCTGGCCCTGTTCAAGCTGTGTCTGCTGGCCGTCCTCGGCTGGCAGGCCCTTGCGCCCGTGACCGACGTCGCGCGCTCCGGCCGTGCGCAGGTGGCGGACGCGGCGCGTTCCGTCGTGCTCGATGCCGTGCGTCCGTCCGTGGCCCACGCCCAGAATGCTCCCGCCCCGGCCGCTGTCCCTGCCGCGCAGGCGCAGGCTCCCGCCGAACCGGCCCTTGGCCGCGATGCGCTCACGCGCATGCAGGAAGACCTCGACCGCCGCGAGCGTGACCTCAAGGCCTTGGAGCAGAAGATCGCCCGCGACATGGCGGAGCTGAAGAAGACCCGCGAGCAGATCGAGCGCATGCTCGAAGAGGCGAAGGCCGTCAAGGACAAGAAGGACAAGCATCTCGTCGAGGTGTTCTCCAACATGAAGGCCAAGCAGGCCGCGCAGGTGCTGGAGACCATGGACGAGCGTCAGGCCGTCAAGATTCTGTCGGGCATGCGCGGGCGTCAGGCTGGCGAGATTCTCTCCTTCGTGGACGCCAAGAAGGCGGCGCGACTGGCCGAGCAGCTCACGCGGCTCCAGATTCCCTTCGAGTAA
- the truA gene encoding tRNA pseudouridine(38-40) synthase TruA — translation MARLWLTLAYEGTDFCGWQLQAAKAGQTVQGALEDVVSRVCGVSVRAHGSGRTDSGVHALGQVAHVDIPDAKAALDWQHIINAQIDPAISIIDARIVDESMHARYSVVSKTYAYSLWLNGRYSIPQRRNFVWKAGPLDLEAMDAAAALFMGEHDFRSFQNAGTPVKSTVRTVHALTRHAGQTPDEIVWRFSADGFLKQMVRNMMGFMVAVGRGQFAPQDVSRVLAATDRSAYRYPTAPPQGLCLETVVYAQPDSGQA, via the coding sequence ATGGCGCGTCTGTGGTTGACCCTCGCCTACGAGGGAACGGATTTCTGCGGCTGGCAGTTGCAGGCGGCCAAAGCGGGCCAGACGGTGCAGGGTGCGCTGGAGGACGTGGTCTCGCGCGTGTGCGGCGTGTCCGTGCGCGCCCACGGCTCGGGGCGCACCGATTCCGGCGTGCATGCCCTCGGGCAGGTGGCGCACGTGGACATTCCAGACGCCAAGGCCGCGCTGGACTGGCAGCACATCATCAACGCCCAGATCGACCCCGCCATCTCCATCATCGACGCGCGCATCGTGGACGAGTCCATGCATGCGCGCTACAGCGTCGTCTCCAAGACCTACGCCTATAGTTTGTGGCTGAATGGCCGATACAGTATTCCGCAAAGGCGGAATTTTGTCTGGAAGGCAGGACCGCTCGACCTTGAGGCCATGGATGCCGCTGCGGCACTCTTCATGGGCGAGCACGATTTCCGGTCGTTCCAGAACGCGGGCACTCCCGTGAAGAGCACCGTGCGCACGGTGCATGCGCTGACGCGCCACGCCGGGCAGACGCCGGATGAGATTGTCTGGCGGTTCTCGGCGGACGGCTTCCTGAAGCAGATGGTGCGCAACATGATGGGCTTCATGGTCGCCGTGGGCCGTGGGCAGTTCGCCCCGCAGGACGTCTCCCGCGTTCTGGCCGCCACGGATCGCAGCGCGTACCGCTATCCCACCGCGCCGCCGCAGGGCCTGTGCCTCGAAACCGTGGTCTACGCGCAGCCGGATTCCGGGCAGGCCTAG
- a CDS encoding HesA/MoeB/ThiF family protein, with amino-acid sequence MGNADPLGLRIRECARPKSMPDDTPYLSIGLDATAQLAAEFRVPLREVEIAALGAGVVPEHYVRNFHTVDMTGQARLLSSRAALVGLGGLGGLLIEAMARMGVGRIVAADGDRFEESNLNRQLTSSSTLVGLSKARIAAMRVADVNPAVECVAHESFADEADMASMCASADVAVDALGGLDNRPALQRAATSAGIPLVTAGIAGLSGYVATVLPGQPGPSDFLGTGHAAEDSQGSPAPGVYAAASLQSAEIMRILSGQPPALAGRMLVFDLRDASFETVTIVE; translated from the coding sequence ATGGGCAACGCCGATCCCCTCGGCCTGCGCATCCGCGAATGCGCACGGCCAAAGTCCATGCCCGACGACACACCCTATCTGAGCATAGGCCTCGACGCCACGGCGCAGCTCGCCGCCGAATTCCGCGTGCCCCTGCGCGAGGTGGAGATCGCCGCCCTCGGCGCAGGCGTGGTGCCCGAGCACTACGTGCGCAACTTCCACACCGTCGACATGACCGGACAGGCGCGGCTCCTGTCCTCCCGCGCGGCCCTCGTGGGCCTCGGGGGGCTAGGCGGTCTGCTCATCGAGGCCATGGCCCGCATGGGCGTGGGGCGCATCGTCGCGGCCGACGGCGACCGCTTCGAGGAAAGCAACCTCAACCGCCAGCTCACCTCGTCGAGCACGCTGGTGGGCCTGTCCAAGGCCCGCATCGCCGCCATGCGCGTGGCCGACGTGAACCCCGCCGTGGAGTGCGTAGCCCACGAATCCTTCGCCGACGAGGCGGACATGGCCTCCATGTGCGCCAGCGCGGACGTGGCCGTGGACGCCCTCGGCGGGCTGGACAACCGCCCCGCCCTACAACGCGCCGCCACCAGCGCGGGCATCCCGCTGGTCACCGCTGGCATCGCCGGGCTATCGGGCTACGTGGCCACCGTGCTTCCGGGGCAGCCCGGACCGTCGGACTTCCTCGGCACGGGACACGCGGCCGAGGACAGTCAGGGCAGCCCCGCACCGGGCGTCTATGCCGCAGCCAGCCTGCAATCAGCCGAAATCATGCGCATCCTCTCGGGCCAGCCCCCGGCGCTGGCGGGCCGGATGCTCGTCTTCGACCTGCGCGACGCGAGCTTCGAGACGGTGACCATCGTCGAGTGA
- a CDS encoding MoaD/ThiS family protein, which produces MKITVKCFATLKSFEPAEAEAFELPDETTVGGLMGILGIDPEEVKIMFINSRHTTPEAVIADGDRVGLFPAVGGG; this is translated from the coding sequence ATGAAGATCACCGTGAAATGCTTCGCGACACTCAAGTCGTTCGAACCGGCCGAGGCCGAGGCCTTCGAGCTTCCCGATGAAACCACCGTCGGCGGCCTCATGGGCATTCTGGGCATCGACCCGGAAGAGGTGAAGATCATGTTCATCAACAGCAGGCACACCACGCCCGAGGCTGTCATCGCCGACGGCGACCGCGTGGGCCTGTTTCCTGCCGTGGGCGGAGGCTGA
- a CDS encoding molybdopterin biosynthesis protein yields the protein MKRNIYLDTVPMDEAVAKVRALLDRHALIGTETVPTHEATGRVTAEAVYARLSSPTYHSAAMDGIAVCAERTFSAREDEPLRLAPGEFVPVNTGNALPKGMDAVIMIENVVMNADGTASIEAPAFPWQHVRRIGEDIVATELLIPQNHELNAYDIGALLSAGIWELSVRERVRACFIPTGDEVLDFHDRPEPRPGQVVESNSQVFVSLARAWGIDARRVPPVPDRPEALTAAVTQALASDAHIVVIGAGSSAGAKDYTRSIMESVGTVLVHGIKAMPGKPSLLGVADAAHGGKLLVGAPGYPVSAVVCFEELLAPLAAWLEGRVRGRRRTVEVELTRRVPSKLGMEEFLRVSIGHVGGKHVATPLSRGAGMITTMTRAQGICRIPVNSEGVDQGEHLRAELLVPEEALERTLVTVGSHDNTIDLLADALMGLENPIRIASTHVGSMGGLMAVKNGSCHMAGTHLFDPETGDYNFPFIKKYLPDMDTVLVNLAVRHQGLIVAAGNPKGITGVADLARDDVRFINRQRGAGTRILLDWHLSQAGIAPSSVAGYDKEEFTHMAVAVNVLTGAADCGLGIMAAARALGLDFAPLARERYDLLIPRACLDDPRVQAVLALIKTEDFRTRIEALGGYETALTGQIMTPGLPLP from the coding sequence ATGAAGCGCAACATCTATCTCGACACCGTTCCCATGGACGAGGCCGTCGCCAAAGTCCGCGCCCTTCTCGACAGGCACGCGCTCATCGGAACCGAAACCGTGCCCACCCATGAGGCAACGGGCCGTGTGACGGCCGAAGCCGTGTACGCGCGGCTGTCCTCGCCCACCTACCACAGCGCGGCCATGGACGGCATCGCCGTGTGCGCCGAACGCACCTTCTCCGCCCGCGAGGACGAGCCGCTACGCCTCGCGCCCGGAGAATTCGTTCCGGTGAACACAGGCAACGCCCTGCCCAAAGGCATGGACGCCGTCATCATGATCGAGAACGTGGTCATGAACGCCGACGGCACGGCCAGCATCGAGGCCCCAGCCTTTCCGTGGCAGCACGTGCGGCGCATCGGCGAGGACATCGTGGCCACCGAACTGCTCATCCCCCAGAACCACGAACTGAACGCCTACGACATCGGGGCGCTCCTCTCCGCTGGCATCTGGGAACTCTCCGTGCGCGAGCGCGTGCGTGCCTGCTTCATCCCCACCGGCGACGAGGTGCTGGACTTCCATGACCGCCCCGAGCCGCGTCCCGGACAGGTGGTGGAGAGCAATTCGCAGGTCTTCGTCTCGCTGGCGCGGGCATGGGGCATCGACGCCCGCCGCGTGCCGCCGGTGCCGGACCGCCCGGAGGCCCTCACCGCCGCCGTCACGCAGGCGCTGGCCTCGGACGCGCACATCGTGGTCATCGGCGCAGGATCGTCCGCCGGAGCCAAGGACTACACGCGTTCCATCATGGAGAGCGTGGGCACCGTGCTGGTACACGGCATCAAGGCCATGCCCGGCAAGCCCTCGCTCCTCGGCGTGGCGGACGCCGCCCACGGCGGCAAGCTACTGGTTGGCGCGCCGGGCTATCCGGTCAGCGCCGTGGTCTGTTTCGAGGAACTGCTGGCTCCGCTGGCCGCATGGCTTGAGGGCCGCGTCCGTGGCCGTCGCAGAACCGTCGAGGTGGAACTCACCCGCCGCGTGCCGTCCAAGCTCGGCATGGAAGAATTCCTACGCGTGTCCATCGGCCACGTGGGCGGCAAGCATGTGGCCACACCGCTTTCGCGCGGGGCAGGCATGATCACCACCATGACCCGCGCGCAGGGCATCTGCCGCATTCCGGTCAACAGCGAGGGCGTGGATCAGGGCGAGCACCTGCGCGCCGAACTGCTGGTGCCCGAGGAAGCCCTCGAACGCACGCTGGTCACCGTGGGCAGCCACGACAACACCATCGACCTGCTGGCCGACGCGCTCATGGGACTCGAAAACCCCATCCGCATCGCCTCCACCCACGTGGGCAGCATGGGCGGTCTCATGGCCGTCAAGAACGGCTCCTGCCACATGGCCGGAACGCACCTCTTCGACCCCGAGACCGGCGACTACAACTTCCCCTTCATCAAAAAGTACCTGCCCGACATGGACACGGTGCTGGTGAACCTCGCCGTGCGCCATCAGGGCCTCATCGTGGCTGCCGGCAACCCCAAGGGCATCACCGGCGTGGCGGACCTCGCCCGCGACGACGTGCGCTTCATCAACCGCCAGCGCGGCGCGGGCACGCGCATCCTCCTCGACTGGCACCTCTCGCAGGCGGGCATCGCCCCGTCCAGCGTGGCGGGCTACGACAAGGAAGAGTTCACGCACATGGCCGTGGCCGTGAACGTGCTCACCGGAGCGGCGGACTGCGGACTGGGTATCATGGCCGCCGCGCGGGCGCTTGGGCTCGACTTCGCGCCCCTTGCCCGCGAACGTTACGACCTGCTCATCCCGAGGGCCTGCCTCGACGACCCGCGCGTGCAGGCGGTGCTGGCGCTCATCAAAACCGAGGACTTCCGCACACGCATTGAGGCGCTTGGCGGCTACGAGACCGCGCTGACCGGGCAGATCATGACGCCCGGCCTGCCGCTGCCCTAG
- the glp gene encoding gephyrin-like molybdotransferase Glp yields MKKGFFHVVSPTEFKGLLKRFPALAAAEAGLLEATGRTLAADVAAHEDLPMVNRSCMDGYALSARDAFGATEGNPAYLECTEHLPIDRIPDTPLAPGHCVGIVTGGTLPEGADAVVMVEHTQELGAGTIEIRKSVAPAENVMLRGEDARAGHTALPAGTLLRPQEIGLLAALGYARVPIHARPRVGIISTGDELVPVESVPAPGQIRDVNSHALGALVLGAGAEVTLYGLVADDEDSLCAAVERAVAENDVVFLSGGSSVGVRDLTQTAIERLPDSEILAHGVAVSPGKPTILARVGNKAVWGLPGQVTSAQVVMLVFGLPFLRHLAGDAEAFGDARKNLRSATLARNIASKQGREDYVRVRMEHREDGSLAAVPVLGKSGLLRTMLRADGLIRIPADTEGLFEGQTVDVWLLT; encoded by the coding sequence GTGAAGAAAGGCTTTTTCCATGTGGTAAGCCCCACCGAATTCAAGGGGCTTCTGAAGCGCTTCCCCGCGCTTGCTGCAGCCGAAGCAGGGCTGCTGGAGGCCACTGGGCGCACGCTCGCCGCAGATGTCGCCGCACACGAGGACCTGCCCATGGTCAACCGCTCGTGCATGGACGGCTACGCGCTTTCGGCCCGCGACGCCTTCGGGGCCACCGAGGGCAACCCCGCCTATCTCGAATGCACAGAGCATCTCCCCATCGACAGAATTCCGGACACCCCCCTCGCTCCGGGGCACTGCGTAGGCATCGTCACCGGTGGCACCCTGCCCGAGGGAGCGGACGCGGTGGTCATGGTCGAGCACACGCAGGAACTCGGCGCGGGAACCATCGAAATCCGCAAGTCCGTGGCCCCGGCAGAAAACGTGATGCTTCGCGGCGAGGACGCCCGCGCCGGACACACCGCCCTGCCCGCCGGAACCCTGCTGCGCCCGCAGGAAATCGGCCTGCTGGCCGCGCTGGGCTATGCCCGCGTCCCGATCCACGCCCGCCCTAGGGTCGGCATCATTTCCACCGGAGACGAGCTGGTGCCCGTGGAATCCGTTCCCGCACCGGGCCAGATACGCGACGTCAACTCCCACGCCCTCGGGGCGCTGGTCCTCGGTGCAGGGGCGGAGGTCACACTCTACGGTCTCGTGGCGGACGACGAGGACAGCCTGTGCGCCGCCGTGGAACGCGCCGTTGCGGAAAACGACGTGGTCTTTCTCTCCGGCGGCAGTTCCGTCGGCGTGCGCGACCTCACGCAGACCGCCATCGAACGCCTGCCGGATTCCGAAATCCTCGCCCACGGCGTGGCAGTAAGCCCCGGCAAACCCACCATCCTCGCCCGTGTGGGCAACAAGGCCGTGTGGGGACTGCCCGGACAGGTCACCTCCGCGCAGGTGGTCATGCTCGTATTCGGCCTGCCCTTCCTGCGCCATCTGGCCGGGGACGCCGAAGCCTTTGGCGACGCCCGCAAAAATCTGCGAAGCGCCACGCTGGCCCGCAATATCGCCTCCAAACAGGGGCGTGAGGACTACGTGCGCGTGCGCATGGAGCACCGCGAGGACGGCAGCCTCGCCGCCGTACCAGTCCTCGGCAAATCCGGCCTGTTGCGCACCATGCTGCGCGCCGACGGCCTGATCCGCATCCCGGCGGACACCGAGGGACTTTTCGAAGGCCAGACCGTGGACGTCTGGCTGTTGACCTGA
- a CDS encoding aldehyde ferredoxin oxidoreductase family protein, with translation MKILRINTRERTCAIEEMGEYSGLGGRALTSRIIRREVPANAHPLSKENKLVFAPGLLSGTMAANSGRISVGAKSPLTGTIKESNSGGIVSQKLAKLGIGAVILEDKPERDAPFTAIRIHKDGVEFFDAPERGGRDNYAYQDVLNDFFGGKAAVALIGTAGEQCMQAATIQFSDPYGNPARSAGRGGMGAVMGSKRVRCIAVDDADASGIEYADKEAFKAANRRWTEILKNHPVTGQGLAGFGTAILVNIINEAGALPTKNFRTGRFDHAADVSGEKLSETIEKRGGKVHEGCHPGCVMQCSQRYVDEKGEYVTSGFEYETLWAFGPNSLIHDLDLIAAMDRLCDEKGIDTIEMGNTVAIAMEGGLIPWGDGPAAYELLKKIGTADPMGRIIGNGTGYTAAALGVDRVPVVKNQALPAYDPRAVKGVGVTYATNPMGGDHTAGYAVCQNVLKVGGDVDGHKDEGNIELSKNLQIATAAIDSSGMCLFVAFAVLDTPDAMQVMCDLLNARYGGSITPDDVLALGVQVLKDEHSFNADAGFTKHDDQLPRWFREALPPHNVTWDYTDDELQAAKTF, from the coding sequence ATGAAGATTCTGCGCATCAACACCCGTGAGCGTACCTGCGCCATTGAGGAGATGGGCGAGTATTCCGGCCTCGGCGGCCGCGCGCTCACCTCTCGCATCATCCGTCGCGAAGTTCCCGCGAACGCGCATCCCCTGTCCAAGGAGAACAAGCTCGTCTTCGCGCCCGGTCTGCTCTCCGGCACCATGGCCGCCAACTCCGGCCGCATCTCCGTGGGCGCGAAGTCTCCGCTCACCGGCACCATCAAGGAATCCAACTCCGGCGGCATCGTTTCTCAAAAGCTCGCCAAGCTCGGCATCGGGGCCGTTATCCTCGAAGACAAGCCCGAGCGCGACGCGCCCTTCACCGCCATTCGTATCCACAAGGACGGCGTTGAGTTCTTCGACGCGCCCGAGCGTGGCGGTCGGGACAACTACGCCTATCAGGACGTCCTGAACGACTTCTTCGGCGGCAAGGCCGCCGTGGCGCTTATCGGCACCGCTGGCGAGCAGTGCATGCAGGCCGCCACCATCCAGTTCTCCGACCCCTACGGCAATCCCGCCCGCTCCGCCGGGCGCGGCGGCATGGGCGCGGTAATGGGTTCCAAGCGCGTGCGTTGCATCGCCGTGGATGACGCCGACGCCTCCGGCATCGAGTACGCCGACAAGGAGGCCTTCAAGGCCGCCAACCGGCGCTGGACCGAAATCCTCAAGAACCACCCCGTCACTGGGCAGGGACTGGCCGGATTCGGCACCGCCATCCTCGTCAACATCATCAACGAGGCCGGAGCGCTGCCCACCAAGAACTTCCGCACCGGCCGCTTTGATCACGCCGCCGACGTCTCGGGCGAGAAGCTCAGCGAGACCATCGAGAAGCGCGGCGGCAAGGTTCACGAGGGCTGCCACCCCGGCTGCGTCATGCAGTGCTCGCAGCGCTACGTGGACGAGAAGGGCGAATACGTCACCTCCGGCTTCGAGTACGAAACCCTCTGGGCCTTCGGGCCGAATTCCCTCATTCACGATCTCGACCTCATCGCCGCGATGGACCGCCTGTGCGACGAGAAGGGCATCGACACCATCGAGATGGGCAACACCGTGGCCATCGCCATGGAGGGCGGACTCATCCCGTGGGGCGACGGACCCGCCGCCTACGAACTGCTCAAGAAGATCGGCACCGCCGACCCCATGGGCCGCATCATCGGCAATGGCACCGGCTACACCGCCGCCGCCCTCGGCGTGGACCGTGTGCCCGTGGTTAAGAATCAGGCCCTGCCCGCCTATGACCCCCGCGCCGTCAAGGGCGTGGGCGTGACCTACGCCACCAACCCCATGGGCGGCGACCACACCGCGGGCTACGCCGTGTGCCAGAACGTCCTCAAGGTCGGTGGCGACGTCGACGGGCACAAGGACGAAGGCAACATCGAGCTCTCGAAGAACCTCCAGATCGCCACTGCCGCCATCGACTCCTCGGGCATGTGCCTGTTCGTGGCCTTCGCCGTCCTTGATACGCCGGACGCCATGCAGGTCATGTGCGATCTGCTCAATGCGCGCTACGGCGGCTCCATCACCCCGGACGACGTGTTGGCCCTCGGCGTGCAGGTGCTCAAGGACGAACATTCCTTCAACGCCGACGCAGGCTTCACCAAGCACGACGATCAGCTCCCCCGCTGGTTCCGTGAAGCACTGCCGCCCCACAACGTCACGTGGGACTACACCGACGACGAGCTGCAGGCCGCCAAGACCTTCTAG
- a CDS encoding adenosylcobinamide-GDP ribazoletransferase: MKTFVLSFTAAFGFLTRLAPPRIYDDKVFAATIGWFPLVGFVLGTLLTAPFALGVLRGQPWIQAWLLLGGSLALTRGLHWDGWADLFDGWGSNAQGQRFWDIVKDSRTGAFGVIALVMGLSGQLLLLHQALAAEAYTAVAFAFILGRSLAACTAFCGRSLVRAGNGKLFLAGATVPVILLVIAQTLFAALFVIPPITIIPTLCLCLLGLVELVTLARRNEGMNGDFLGAAVIWGEISALLGWCIAANMNLPLLP; the protein is encoded by the coding sequence ATGAAAACCTTTGTTCTCTCCTTCACCGCAGCCTTCGGATTCCTCACGCGCCTCGCGCCGCCCCGCATCTACGACGACAAGGTCTTCGCCGCCACCATCGGCTGGTTCCCCCTCGTCGGCTTCGTCCTCGGCACGCTCCTCACCGCGCCCTTCGCCCTCGGCGTGCTGCGCGGGCAGCCATGGATTCAGGCGTGGCTGCTCCTCGGCGGCTCCCTCGCCCTCACCCGTGGCCTGCACTGGGACGGCTGGGCCGACCTCTTCGACGGCTGGGGAAGCAACGCGCAAGGCCAGCGCTTCTGGGACATCGTCAAGGACAGCCGCACCGGAGCCTTCGGCGTCATCGCCCTCGTCATGGGCCTGTCCGGACAGCTCCTCCTCCTGCATCAGGCCCTTGCCGCCGAAGCCTACACCGCCGTCGCCTTCGCCTTCATCCTCGGCCGCAGCCTCGCCGCATGCACTGCCTTCTGCGGGCGCTCCCTCGTCCGCGCAGGCAACGGAAAGCTGTTCCTCGCCGGGGCAACCGTCCCCGTCATCCTCCTCGTCATCGCGCAGACCCTCTTCGCCGCGCTCTTCGTCATCCCCCCCATCACCATCATCCCGACCCTGTGCCTGTGCCTGCTCGGCCTCGTCGAACTCGTCACCCTCGCCCGCAGAAACGAGGGCATGAACGGCGACTTCCTCGGCGCAGCCGTCATCTGGGGCGAAATCTCCGCCCTCCTCGGCTGGTGCATCGCCGCCAACATGAATCTGCCACTACTGCCATAG
- a CDS encoding SAM-dependent chlorinase/fluorinase, translating to MKTPVALLSDFGTGDPYVAQMKGAILRINPDALIVDVTHGIEPFNLAQGGFHLNATRPHFPQGTIFVAVVDPGVGGTRRIVLLEKDGQRILAPDNGLLGLVLAAPGEARAFDMSAHIRARADISHTFHGRDVFAPLAARLALGEAPESLGPQIPVDALQRLDWAAPQPAADRRAVSAVVLHVDRFGNCILNIPDAPWFDTFCAWSGLALSSRRHSASVVCAQIYSNIPLGALGLMRGSQGYLELSMNQASAARLLSATCGTRITLSATDDAS from the coding sequence GTGAAGACACCCGTGGCTCTGCTGTCCGACTTCGGAACCGGCGACCCCTACGTCGCCCAAATGAAGGGAGCGATCCTGCGCATCAACCCCGACGCGCTCATCGTGGACGTGACCCACGGCATCGAACCGTTCAATCTCGCGCAGGGCGGGTTTCATCTCAATGCGACCCGCCCCCACTTCCCGCAGGGAACCATCTTCGTCGCCGTCGTCGATCCCGGCGTGGGCGGCACCCGGCGCATCGTCCTCCTCGAAAAGGACGGCCAGCGCATCCTCGCCCCGGACAACGGCCTGCTCGGCCTCGTGCTGGCCGCCCCCGGCGAGGCCCGCGCCTTCGACATGAGCGCCCACATCCGCGCCCGCGCCGACATTAGCCACACCTTCCACGGGCGCGACGTCTTCGCACCGCTGGCCGCGCGCCTCGCCCTCGGCGAAGCCCCCGAAAGCCTCGGGCCACAAATCCCCGTGGACGCCCTCCAACGGCTGGACTGGGCCGCACCACAGCCCGCCGCAGACCGACGCGCCGTCTCCGCCGTGGTCCTGCACGTGGACCGCTTCGGCAACTGTATCCTCAACATCCCAGACGCCCCGTGGTTCGACACCTTCTGCGCATGGTCCGGCCTCGCGCTCTCCTCACGCCGACACAGCGCCTCCGTGGTCTGCGCGCAGATCTACTCGAACATTCCCCTCGGCGCCCTCGGCCTCATGCGCGGCAGTCAGGGCTATCTCGAACTGTCCATGAATCAAGCCTCCGCCGCCCGACTCCTCTCTGCAACCTGCGGCACCCGCATCACCCTCTCCGCCACCGACGACGCATCATGA